The Cardiocondyla obscurior isolate alpha-2009 unplaced genomic scaffold, Cobs3.1 scaffold38_0_513239, whole genome shotgun sequence genome contains the following window.
gaatgagagcgagtcccgctgaaacacgcggttttataaccttggaaaaggggtgggctagcgccggatttttatttttgaaagagtcagtgctctgatttggcggccatgtccctccacttttccttttcttaattattggttattcggatctcatcccttctctgattttcctaagctctagttttcgtccttagatttttaattagtggtgagaagttcccgatatctattggctcgagagaaaaaactcggttgtacgaaactccgcccgcatggcttccccttccaaccttccagaatattgtcattaatagtCGGGAGAAAATTCCTAAGGAcccccttttcgttatcaccgggtcgcgtttgtttatgggatccggtcgcgtgtcatattcttatgactgCAGAGCTTTCACCCCCTTCGTTTGTTTATGCTTCATAGTTGCGatctcaagtgcttcacttatcgccagatatttggTATTGATTCCAAATCgttttaggttccttctaatattcttaGAAGAGTTTTTTGTTTAAGTTTTCCGTCGGTATCTATGCcgtgattgttctaagtttcatttaagcatccggcgataaggatttcggagtgtaaattatttcttctggaagcctggaagttctctctcgtcaccaaatagtcacggtttactctttttatctaatttattgaacgcgtgtcggaaaaaaggagatgtggagtccgaggacgtaacaacgatattgtttaaattttccaCTCCCAGATGCATTTTGTGCTAGCACAAAACAATCTTATGCTGGTGGGGGTTATAAACTAACTATATAAGCATGGTGTTTTGTGTGGTGCGAGCTCACAATCTGCAATTTATACACTTGAGACAGTGGTTTTCTTCCACGCGGATACGACGAGTACGCTGAATATttccgttaaatattttaaaaaatacgtgaaatattaCATAGTGCCGGAAAAATGGCAAATGGCAACGGTGAAAATAATTCCACGAACCGCGTGGGCGAACGAGGTGACTTCGATAAGCGTTTCGGAGGGCACAAGGTGAAAAAATACGATCAATTACATATGCTGCTAGCAACAACGTATGCAATCAACATTTCGCATACAAGAATGATTTACGTGGGCCTGCAAACAACGGATGAAGAATCTTTACTCCCATGGTGAAATTAACCGGCAGTCATTCagctgaaatttattttaacgagaaaaCATGGGGAAAATTTCAAGCAAACTTCAAAATTATGAGCGAGtatttaaatacgaataaagGGTTCAAGCCTGATCCTATCACTTTCGACAATATACTTATCAATTTTACCACCGCATACGGAGCGCGATCGATATTGGTGACTCATAAGGAAACCGAAGAAGAGCAGCTCGTTGATAATTTAGTCGAAAATCCAGGGAAAAAAAGCGTGGATGAAGAAGATACGGGATCTCATCAACCGAAGAAATGAAAAAACTACACAGTCGGAGTGGTAATGCAAAAAACCACATACGTGGGGCtggaaaatattgcaaaatgtgTCGACGCTCGCTTAGAACTTTTACGCTCGCAGGCGACGAGTGTCAACGAGTGCGCTCGTAATTTGActaaggaaataaaattaaatctttcaaaGTCGCAATTGgattacgaatttgtaaaattaacattaagaGCGAATTATGACAATATCGCGCGTAATGTACGCAGCCAGTTACGAGATTCGGCTTTTCTCGATCTGTACTTCGATATtgtatatttagaattaactTCGCTGCGCTTTACtgaaatttttcatataatttcaaaaaatcgTACTATGTGACACAGTAAAATTACAcatgttatatttttgtcaaaaagaaaaatttaataaactcgtATCTCTAATAACGCTTACATTATTTGGACGAGCCTACAAATCCTTCTCTTATTCTATTTCCCACAACTATTCTATTTCCAAGCAGATAGCCAATCAAAACGCGTAGACTCCTTCCAAAAAAGCTCAAAAGTGCTCTTAGTGAGATTTCGTGGTGACGCTCGACAGTCAACCAAGCACATTTTGCATCAGCCACGAGAGAAGCAACTTcccaagaaaaaataagaaagcaAAAATGGAAAACGTGGTAATAAACATCTCGCACCCGGTCAGAGaagtaagtatattttacgcgaatataaactcttaattattttctttaaacgcaaataaaaatgaaacgttttattttgttacagaaAATCGTGGTCGGCAAAATAGAGCTGGAGGAAGTGCAGCTTCAGCGCGAGGTGCGGGTCGTCATCTCACCGCAGGTAGGTAGTATATGTGTAATATTCACTCTCtcaaacaaaatttgtaattaaatatttatctttttcagtCTTTCGACATTCGTGAGGCTATCTTCAGAGGGAAAATAATCAACGGATACCGATGGATCACATGCGGTACGTGAAAAAAATCCTGAGGAGCAATGCAGACGAATTGTGGGAGATTAACGTATTTGATACATTCGATCTCCGTTCGCTGTTCAACctcccgtctctctctcaGGAGGAAATTAGAAGAGCCATCGGACTCGAACCGATGTGGGACGTCTTTGAAGACGATTTTAAGGCTGCGGTCGGAGAAATTGTACCAAATTTCGCACAGGAAAAAGACGATGAGGATGAGggcgaagaggaggaggaaaagaacgttaatttaatgtaaaaatattaaaataattttgtgtatGTGTGAGTAAGTGAAAGCGTGTATACAAGAatatgagagaaaaaataaaaatattttttttgtaaacagtgtaaataaatttcctaatttaagtttataacatttatatttcttatttctttcaccCTTTAcgcacatttttaatttaaaactgtagcgtttataagaaaaatttaaaataaaagaaaaattaaaataaatagtaaaagtaaaaaaagtaaaaaataaaaagttaaaagtaaaaagtgaaaagcgaaaaaataagtaatacaataaaaataaaaaataaaaaaaaagaaaagatttaaaatgaaaaagctAAAGCAGTAAAATAACAAAGTATTtgggaataaaagaaaaatatcgaagAGGGGTACATCTTTGTGTAAAGTTACGCTTCTTTTAAAGCGTgagagagggagggggagaaataagttgagagaaaaaaacaatactCTACAAGTAAAAAGTCCGCCAATAAAAACAGCGTTAAAATTTACCTGGCTTTTTCGACTCGAGTAATTTCTAGCTCTTACGCAGTATAAAAGTCTGGTGGTCCCGTGTAAAAGTAACAGAAAAACCAAGGAGCGAAAAGTGACGAAATGGATCCCTATAGAAGAGTGGAGATAACTTATCCGTTCGAATTTGTAAGTATAAcgttatacagggtgtttgattCGAGGTGTCACGCCCGAAAAATTTAGatagagaattaaattaaaaaaaaaaaaagtcctgtacaattttttaaaattctttaccgtttttgagaaaaaaattaaaatatgttagcgtaagagtgacaaggaagacACGCAGACTGAGCGCGACAGACAACGGCTAGTATTTTTAAGAATGATAGTAAACCGAGCGGCGATAAGAGAGTCGCGGCGAGTCTTCGCGAGGAAGACAAACAAACGCGTTCGCACGATCGATATCATTTACACCGATACTTTAAAgtcgcattttatttattgttcacAACGTTCTCAGTAATTGaacgtaaaatattgcaaacgaCATTAAGCCTAACGCACTTTtaatgagaaagaaataatgtgCTATCATTTCCTCACCACCTTGTGGTAGATAGCatggtgcgttttttttatagtggtatCCCCGGTAGGCCTATTCCACTTTTAGCGCTTAATGTAAAAGTTGTTCGAAGTGACCTCCCCTCTGCTGTAAGCAGAGTTCGGCCTTTCGAACAACATCACGCGGCGCACAGTGCACCATTTCCGGCGAAATAATCGCAAACGCCGCAACGATAGCTTCGCGTACGTCATTTACAGTTCTATTTCGTTGGGGCTCtactagatttttaatatgaacccattaaaaaaatctagtACTGTCAAATCTGGTAACCGTGCCGGCCAGGACATTGGGCCACCACGACCCATCCATCTGTCGCCGAAATGCGCATCCAAAACTTCGCGCACTGCCAGGCAGGAATGAGCCGGTGCTCCGTCGTGCTGATAAATTATTCGCCTCCTTGTTTCCAGAGGCACGTCTTCTAATAATCCCGGTAacacattttctaaaaaatgctGGTAACATTCTCCGGTTAATCGCGGAGGAAGGAAATGTGGACcaatctgaaataaataaaaaaaaatatgcgttaCAAAATGCTTAATGAAATAATCTGTTATCTGTTTATACTTACCACTTGATTACCGATGACTCCCGCCCATACATTCACGGTCCATCGATACTGAAATGCTCCTTGTCGTACCATATGCGGATTTTCGTCCGACCAATACAAGTGGTTTCTCGAATTAAAAACACCGTTCGGTGTAAATGTAGACTCGTCGgtccataaaataatatcgggaAACGATGCGTTTCGCCGACATTTTGCAAGGaactctgtaaaataaatgatttttttaacaattattattctctttaaaattaaaacaaatataaattattaatataaataccttTGCAAAACCGAAGCCGTGATCCAAAATCCCTCGGTAAAAGCTGCTGTACTCGTTGATCGTGGTACGGGTGTAGCATATTTTCTTCGAGAGTATTGTGCACCGcgtatgttaataaattaagatgaTGTGCCGCACGACGTAAACTCATTCTCGGCTGGTCAGAGAATAAGTCGAGCACTCGTTCTTTATCTTGCACTTAATGTCGCGCAGGTGCATTATTTTGATTATGCACGAGACATCCAGTTTCGTGTAATCTCTGCACTACGCGGAAAATTGTTCGGTTGCACGGATAGTGTGCTTGCCCAGGAAACCGTTCTATGTACAGTTCGGCAGCACGGTGGCGTTTTCACCTTTTAGCCCATAGGCTATTATCATATCTGTATATTCTTGTGGAGTATAACTTGCCATTTTAACAGATTGTCACACCGCGAATACTGGATGACTATTGACTGCTGTAGAAAATTGTTATCACGATTCTTGACAAAAACAATTGTACGTAGATTTTTCGATGGGTTTTTTATctacgtgtaaattttttcgaTCGAAAAATCTACGTACAATTGTTTTTGTCAAGAATCGTGATAACAAAAAGAATCTGCTGatcctgttcaaacaggacggaaccaatctgaaacacgtgtacaacgatcacgtcaacaccggcatgtcgtacgacgagttcagtgcgttgtgttgcgaatgctggcaacgcgatcacggtttcgcggtgatcgacaaggacagtTCGCTCaacaacgggcgatacaggcgaggattcgacgtatttgcggtaccgtcgagttgattttttaacagattgacAAAATCACGCGACGAtcagtcgtcgaagacgcttcgtcgagaacggatcgcgcgatacgatcgatcgatatgacggggagaaacgacaaccatgacgcgcgcgagcgtgaaaagattacgcgggagatcgagaagacgagcgaggcgattcgcaggaagcatcgagccataaagaccgacacgatcgacgccgacatcgcgtcggaaaagcgcctcaagcccatcgtcgaacctctaaagcggatggtcgagaccgtcgaggaatccggtatcgcggtaccgaagttggagtcgaaatcggagcgtttgacgccgaaactggagcgactGGATTGTGGTCGACGCCAAAacccgaacggcgtttaaacgtcacgtttgacgattcgttgtcgtcggcaacgttaggcgatacgatcgtagctaatccgtcattgagtgatacgaccgtcgatttgtacgttacgaccgaaaacgtcgaacttccgtcgacgccacggccccgcacatcgacgccgcggttcggcgtatcgacgccgcgatctggcgtatcgacgccgcggcccagcgtatcgatggcaacgatgtatctggaagcggcgagcggtgacagaagaataaatatcgatgacgttttcggtatatactttgacgtgaacaaagtaatgctcgggaacaagcacgtcgaattcgaccataagaacgacgatataatcgtcgctggtaagagatatcccggtacggaaggtctgtacgagttgattttcaagaaggtactTGACAAAaccgcttacaccgaggcggataaacgtcactacaagaacatactcgaagcgacgaacgcgcataaaaaagatttcagcgacggcggtcgcgtcatgggtaacaaaggctcaaagtacgtgaaggtgatcgcaccgctgatgTTGGGCGATTCGGCTAGaaaatcgagaagaaagagctccggtaaaggattacctcgtctcatgacgttaaacgatcacgcgatcgactacgtgcactgggacgatcctaacgagctcgtggatcgtcttcgattgctggatgctttgcgtcgagccggtcacaacgctcacgacaacgaaattttgtcgatcgtcgaggaactgcgcgaggcgggtttgattataaattgatcgatCAGAGGAATCGAGCGACAAAATCGACCATGTCTAGATCGCGCAAGTCGAACGACGCAGGTTTcgagaggaggcgactcgtcgacgagttgcacgccccggcgagaagaaactttccgcgaaaacgcgtcgtggtcaagaGATACGACGATCTGTGGCAGGCTGacatcgtcgagatgcaaccgtatGCGCGTTTCAATCGAGGCTACCGCTACATTctcaccgtcatcgacgtacttGGCAAGTACGCGTGGGCGATACCACTCAAGAAcaaaggcggcagcgagacggctgacgctttaACAGAGTTGATGtgaaagagcgggcgatgcccgaaaaatctgcaaacCGACATGGGAAAGGACTTTTACAACGCCGACGTGCAACGACTCTTCATGAAACAAGGTGTCAATCATTACTCGACGTACTCGGTGATAAAGGCGTCGATAGTcgaacgattcaatcgcacgctCAAAAAACGCCttgtggaagatgtttacactcaacggtaattatgagtggttcgacgcgctaccgcgtctcgtagacgagtacaataggcgcaagcatcgaacgatcggcatgcggcccgttgacgtgacacctgatatcgccaaaaaactcctcgacaccgtgtacagcgctataaagatagccgctccggccaaattcagggtcggtgataaagtacgcgtgagcaagtttaaaatgatttttgaaatGGAATACACTCcaaattggaccaccgaggttttcacgatcgtcaaggtgcagcaaaccaaTCCAGCTATCTATCTActggaggattatcgcggtgaggcgatatcCGAAGCGTTCTACGAGCacgagttgcaccgcgcgacgcatccggacgtgtatctggtggagaaggttctgcgcaAGAAGAAtgacaaggtctacgtaaaATGGCTAAGATTCGACGGATTGCACAATTCGTGcatcgacaaaaacagcatcgtttaataaagtttttttatttcacacatgtgtatgtgtgattcgatacaaaaatgtataaaaataagaaaaatatataacgaaCGCTTTGTATaatgttttacttcatttgtataattacatctataatacatgctgcatactacatactgcttactgcgtacatgtctattgcatactgcgtactgcgtacatgtgtactgcatacatgtgtactgcatactgcgtactgcgtacatgtgtactgcatactatgtacagtcaccggcaataatggcctgtcgcactgcggcgacggcggctcccgtgcGTGAGGTgaggtagtgtgcgtgaggcctcaccgcggatcgcgtacgtgaggcatgGAAtgccgaaaggagcgagaggacgggggaaaatttggtggggaGCGTTTtcatgctctctctcgctcgcgacccgtgagtgtgagagagaaagcatgagtgaacgctaaggaattattataggcgcaccttcgctctctctcttgcacgcgttcgtgtttatacgggtagacaaggatagaagtatatcgcaagagtacgctattaattctagcgtatactttaagacatttcgcgacttttaacaatcgaaattaaacactcatgttacttatattttaaatatatatttttacattacgtataatttaattttgagataattttcgttttctgtcttgagaaaaaaattatctttctcaagacagaaaacgaaaattatctcaaaattaaattatacgtaatgtaaaaatatacatatatttaaaatataagtaacatgagtatttaatttcgattgttaaagtcgcgaaatgtcttaaagaGTAGAATTAATAGCGCTCATCTTCTATACTTACTACCAGTATAAACAGAACGCGAAAGAGAGGCGATGCCtaaataattccttagcgttcactcatgctttctctcacactcacgggtCGAGCGAAGAGAGCATGAAAACGCCCCACCTGTCCTCGCTCTTTCGGCGTTCACGCTCTACATGCGCTCACACTACCCCACACGCACGGGGCCGCGTCGCCAGTGCGACAAATGTGCGGTGATGTACAtatgtactgcgtacatgtgtactgcgtaagGGCATGCTAGCGACTACTAACTGAGACCTGTACATAATCGcatagtaatataaaacatgaccggttcgtcggtcgtttcgggagttcCGCAAAATACTgcttaattttgaaaaaaacaggcaaccatgaacgcctcaatcaacgcatcaaacaccACAAACAcctcaaaataaattcagactaaatttgaaaaacatagacaaccaagaacatctcatacaccgcatacaccgcaaaataataattattttgtgcaattcAACCCATTTGCTAACTGCAAAAAGTCCAACATTTGCAGAACtctattacaaataatacaataaaatatgcgaatgttaacccatacattacatcgcaattaaccggtaaaaaagaaaaaagaaaaaaaataccaactattgtaccgtcagtaataaaatgaatgggtaaagatatataaaatatgcgaatgttaacccatacataatatcgcaattaaccggtaaaaaacaaaaaaatagaaaagaaataccaactattgtaccgtcagtaacaaaataaaggggcaaagatacgagtatagttggagaatatgacagcgttaggaataatacatataatgtatgtcattccacgcatgcttcatataacgagctcgaaagttttataaaatatttttaaaccagATAAAAATACAGTTCTGCAAAATTCAgactaaatttgaaaaacagGCAaccatgaacgcctcaatcaacgcatcaaacaccacaaaataaattcaaactaAGTTTGAAAAACAggcaaccaagaacatctcatacaccgcatacaccgcaaaataaaaatcattttgTGCAATCCAACTCATTTGCTAGCTGCAAAAATCCAACATTTGCAGAACTCCATTACAAATGagacaataaaatatgcgaatgttaaccaTCGCTCGAGAGACCTTGCATCAATCGGAAGTATaatacatctataatacatactgcatacatgtataccgcgtacatgtataccgcgtacatgtgtactgcgttttatcgaggtatgcgataatgaccccacgGCAAGGTCTCAGTCGAGAtcggcacgagatatcgcttgtcgtcgtacggactcagaacgatctttgtctcggacacGGTGTACACCTCGTGCAATTTCGACCTGATGCACGATTAGTCGCGAGTCGTAGCGATCTCGTCCTCGAGACACCTCATGTAATCGTCGAACGTCATAGTTCGCGCTACGACTCCGCTCTTTACGccctttgcttttttggtGTTTTTTCTACCGTCTACTCTGATCGCATACATCTTAACTCTGAGTCCGACGAACTCTGTGACGATCGCACCGTTACACTCGTCCTTTATTAAgccgggtatttttttgttcgcgagaggtataccgtacgcgttatcgggtgaatagtcgctcgtgtcgaacctcgcgatatcgcgtttcatcatctcgtatacgtcgtcgcactcgaggctgtacacgagactgtccgtgtcggtatacataacgctacatttgtctccgaaagtcggtatcatgtactcgtgatgaaactcgtacaagcaTACTTTAGATACGTTGAGTATAGACATAccgacgtatatcggcttggcgaatttcacctcgagtttacTCAATTCCACGGCTACCAAATTTTACGCAAATAcgcttctgctgtgaaaattcggtttggcgatcatcgcctccacaccgcaccgtccgtcccactgcgagagcaagcgaacgtcgacgcgatttcgtacgtgcTCTATCGTTTTACCGAACACCGCGTTGTTcatcagtttaaacaaatttttctcaaaatcgtTGGTTGCGCGAGTTtgatgtcgcgtgttgagctcgatgtaatcgcgcaaccatgccgaTTGAGCGAATCGCAGCACGTGggtaaaccttggtgacgcgaagaccgtgacacgtgcacagctgcagattgcaATATTggatgacgtatcgcttcttatcgcacagcgtagccaaaagttttacattgtgtttcgcccccggtggtttctctcgcgtgggacagaacggcagatcggagtgcgcgtcgtgcacgctcgcgggatactcgagatccacctcgaaaatataacccgtgggcgagtccgcggcgatcgcgtctacgtcgaggatcgcgaggtcgttgtcgtcgacccATTCGAAATCCGCGTACGCTAATGGCTGACACATGGCCCATccgtacaagttatttacatcgtaatacacaatgtacgacgaaggttttgacgagtcgtaccccgaccgcatgtatctgttattggctcgcgcgtatctgttagagcattgacttagaccgccgcgtataccgcgttcgacgaacatcactATGTCGATGTCAGtcaacaattcgaaatttatgcgcgtatgcttgatcatcgcatcccacgtgaaaccgggtaaggtgtagtaatgcg
Protein-coding sequences here:
- the LOC139112629 gene encoding uncharacterized protein, which translates into the protein MSLRRAAHHLNLLTYAVHNTLEENMLHPYHDQRVQQLLPRDFGSRLRFCKEFLAKCRRNASFPDIILWTDESTFTPNGVFNSRNHLYWSDENPHMVRQGAFQYRWTVNVWAGVIGNQVIGPHFLPPRLTGECYQHFLENVLPGLLEDVPLETRRRIIYQHDGAPAHSCLAVREVLDAHFGDRWMGRGGPMSWPARLPDLTVLDFFNGFILKI